Proteins from one Amycolatopsis endophytica genomic window:
- a CDS encoding DUF885 domain-containing protein translates to MPDTTTAVRDLADSHVSRLCVLDPQLGTTLGISPGEDRLTDLSPAGQQARDELATATLAGLNGLHPDGDDERRCARLLRERLETQLAVSEAGEHLRPVRNILGPLQGLRSTFQMMPTASDEDWAAVARRAARVPEALAGYTESLREGVRRGLFAAPRQVETAAAQLRAWTAVGDGRGWFADFASAADVPLALRADLNRATTAAQEALTALTAFLTGEYLPRADGTPDGVGEERYLLLARQWTGADLDLEATTAWAWEEYRTLAAQIREQAGRVLPGAPVLEAMAHLDREGPAVDGAEQIRRRLQDLTDRAMSDLDGTHFDLAPPVRVLETHLAPPGSAAAPYYTRPSRDFSRPGRTWLPTLGRERFPLWTLVSTWYHESVPGHHLQFAHWATLADRLSLFQTSAGSVSATTEGWALYAERLMDELGYLDDPGARLGYLDSQMMRVIRLIVDIGMHLRLPVPEEAGLGPGLHWNAETGRAFFGAHTTRESAFLDSEIVRYLGVPGQAISYKLGERAWLAGRAAARTRNPNFELKSWHMAALSVGTLGLDDLEPELASL, encoded by the coding sequence GTGCCGGACACCACCACCGCCGTTCGTGATCTCGCGGACTCCCATGTTTCCCGCCTCTGCGTCCTCGATCCGCAGCTGGGCACCACGCTCGGCATCAGCCCCGGCGAGGACCGGCTCACCGACCTCTCCCCCGCCGGACAGCAGGCCCGCGACGAGCTGGCGACGGCGACCCTGGCCGGGCTGAACGGTCTGCACCCCGACGGAGACGACGAGCGCCGGTGCGCGCGGCTGCTGCGCGAGCGCCTGGAAACCCAGCTGGCGGTCAGCGAAGCCGGTGAGCACCTGCGGCCGGTGCGCAACATCCTCGGCCCCCTGCAGGGCCTGCGGAGCACGTTCCAGATGATGCCCACGGCCTCCGACGAGGACTGGGCGGCGGTCGCCCGCCGCGCGGCGCGGGTGCCGGAGGCGCTGGCCGGGTACACCGAATCGCTGCGCGAGGGCGTGCGGCGCGGGCTCTTCGCGGCGCCGCGCCAGGTGGAAACCGCGGCCGCGCAACTGCGCGCGTGGACAGCCGTGGGCGACGGCCGGGGCTGGTTCGCCGACTTCGCCTCCGCGGCCGACGTGCCTCTCGCCCTGCGCGCGGACCTGAACCGGGCGACGACCGCCGCGCAGGAAGCGCTCACCGCGCTGACGGCGTTCCTGACCGGCGAGTACCTGCCGCGCGCCGACGGCACGCCCGACGGCGTCGGCGAGGAGCGCTACCTGCTGCTGGCCCGCCAGTGGACCGGCGCCGACCTCGACCTCGAAGCCACCACGGCCTGGGCTTGGGAGGAGTACCGGACGCTGGCGGCCCAGATCCGCGAGCAGGCCGGCCGGGTGCTGCCCGGCGCGCCCGTGCTGGAGGCCATGGCGCACCTCGACCGCGAGGGCCCCGCCGTGGACGGCGCGGAGCAGATCCGGCGCCGGCTGCAGGACCTGACCGACCGGGCGATGAGCGATCTCGACGGCACGCACTTCGACCTCGCGCCCCCGGTGCGGGTGCTGGAGACGCACCTGGCCCCGCCCGGCAGCGCCGCCGCGCCCTACTACACACGCCCGTCGCGGGACTTCTCCCGGCCCGGCCGCACCTGGCTGCCGACGCTGGGACGCGAGAGGTTCCCGCTGTGGACGCTGGTCAGCACCTGGTACCACGAGTCCGTGCCCGGCCACCACCTGCAGTTCGCCCACTGGGCGACGCTCGCGGACCGGCTTTCGTTGTTCCAGACCAGCGCGGGTTCGGTGAGCGCGACCACCGAGGGGTGGGCGCTCTACGCCGAGCGGCTGATGGACGAGCTGGGCTACCTCGACGACCCGGGCGCCCGGCTGGGCTACCTGGACTCGCAGATGATGCGGGTGATCCGGCTGATCGTGGACATCGGCATGCACCTGCGGCTGCCCGTCCCCGAGGAGGCCGGACTGGGCCCCGGCCTGCACTGGAACGCCGAGACCGGCCGGGCGTTCTTCGGCGCCCACACCACCCGTGAGTCGGCCTTCCTGGACAGCGAGATCGTGCGCTACCTGGGCGTACCCGGTCAGGCGATCAGCTACAAGCTCGGCGAGCGCGCCTGGCTCGCCGGCCGCGCGGCGGCACGCACCCGCAACCCCAACTTCGAACTCAAGAGCTGGCACATGGCCGCGTTGTCGGTCGGCACGCTGGGACTGGACGACCTGGAGCCGGAACTCGCGTCACTGTGA
- a CDS encoding NAD(+) synthase: protein MTAAQGHDFTSLYRHGFVRVASAVPRVRVADPEFNADATLALARRAAADGVAITVFPELGFSAYTADDLFHQDALQGAVDDAVARFVAESADLPGVFAIGAPQRIDGRLFNCGIVVHRGQVLGAVPKSYLPSYREFYEKRQFVAGRDAVSERVRVAGQDVPFGSDLLFAAPNVPGLVFHVEICEDGWVPLAPSGFGALAGATVLLNLSASNIVIGKAGYRRTLCTSHSARNLAAYVYSAAGPGESTTDMAWDGQVVIAENGSLLAEGERFTSDQLVTADIDLERLAADRLRTTSFSDNAHDHRERLKRFRRVDFELELPPGPVELRREIQRFPYVPANAADRNERCAEVHHIQVQGLTQRLAATGIEKVVIGVSGGLDSTQALIVAAQSMDRLGLPRENVLAYTMPGFATTNHTLTNAHKLMQALGTSAHEIDIRPSAKQMLADLGHPAADGSPVYDVTFENVQAGERTSHLFRLANHHGALVVGTGDLSEQALGWATYGVGDQMSHYNVNASVPKTLIRYLIAWEVATGQLGEGADEVLRSILATEISPELVPGDGPDSGPSQSSEAKVGPYELQDFHLYYLLRFGYRPSRIAYLARHAWGDVAAGRWPDLVPEDERTSYDLPTIKKWLREFLWRFIQTSQFKRSAMPNAPKVGSGGSLSPRGDWRAPSDASARAWLDELETNVPG from the coding sequence GTGACAGCAGCTCAGGGCCACGACTTCACGTCGCTCTACCGGCACGGGTTCGTGCGGGTGGCCTCCGCCGTCCCGCGGGTCAGGGTCGCCGACCCGGAGTTCAACGCCGATGCCACGCTCGCGCTCGCCCGGCGGGCGGCCGCGGACGGGGTGGCGATCACGGTGTTCCCCGAACTGGGTTTCTCCGCCTACACCGCCGACGACCTGTTCCACCAGGACGCGCTGCAGGGCGCGGTGGACGACGCCGTGGCGCGTTTCGTGGCGGAGTCCGCGGACCTGCCGGGCGTGTTCGCGATCGGCGCGCCGCAGCGGATCGACGGGCGGCTGTTCAACTGCGGCATCGTGGTCCACCGCGGGCAGGTGCTGGGCGCGGTGCCCAAGAGCTACCTGCCGAGTTACCGCGAGTTCTACGAGAAGCGCCAGTTCGTCGCGGGCCGCGACGCGGTGTCGGAGCGGGTGCGCGTCGCCGGGCAGGACGTGCCCTTCGGCAGCGACCTGCTCTTCGCCGCGCCGAACGTGCCCGGCCTGGTGTTCCACGTGGAGATCTGCGAGGACGGCTGGGTGCCGCTCGCGCCCAGCGGGTTCGGCGCGCTGGCCGGGGCGACGGTGCTGCTGAACCTGTCGGCGAGCAACATCGTCATCGGCAAGGCCGGTTACCGGCGCACGCTGTGCACGAGCCATTCGGCACGCAACCTCGCCGCCTACGTGTACTCGGCCGCCGGGCCGGGGGAGTCCACCACGGACATGGCGTGGGACGGCCAGGTCGTGATCGCGGAGAACGGTTCGCTGCTGGCCGAGGGCGAGCGGTTCACCTCCGACCAGCTGGTGACCGCGGACATCGACCTGGAGCGGCTGGCCGCGGACCGGTTGCGCACCACCAGTTTCAGCGACAATGCCCACGACCACCGGGAGCGCCTCAAACGGTTCCGGCGCGTCGACTTCGAGCTGGAGCTGCCGCCGGGGCCGGTGGAGCTGCGCCGGGAGATCCAGCGCTTCCCGTACGTGCCGGCGAACGCGGCCGACCGCAACGAGCGCTGCGCCGAGGTGCACCACATCCAGGTGCAGGGCCTGACCCAGCGCCTGGCGGCCACCGGGATCGAGAAGGTCGTCATCGGCGTGTCCGGCGGGCTGGACTCGACGCAGGCGCTGATCGTGGCCGCGCAGAGCATGGACCGGCTCGGCCTGCCGCGGGAGAACGTGCTGGCCTACACGATGCCCGGGTTCGCCACCACGAACCACACGCTGACCAACGCGCACAAGCTGATGCAGGCGCTGGGCACGTCCGCGCACGAGATCGACATCCGGCCCTCGGCGAAGCAGATGCTGGCCGATCTCGGGCACCCGGCCGCCGACGGCTCACCGGTGTATGACGTGACGTTCGAGAACGTGCAGGCGGGGGAGCGGACCTCGCACCTGTTCCGGCTGGCCAACCATCACGGCGCGCTGGTGGTGGGCACCGGTGACCTCAGTGAGCAGGCGCTGGGCTGGGCCACCTACGGCGTGGGCGACCAGATGTCGCACTACAACGTCAACGCCTCGGTGCCCAAGACGCTGATCCGCTACCTGATCGCGTGGGAGGTGGCGACCGGGCAGCTGGGCGAGGGCGCCGACGAGGTGCTGCGGTCCATCCTGGCCACCGAGATCTCACCGGAGCTGGTGCCGGGGGACGGCCCGGATTCGGGCCCGTCGCAGAGTTCCGAGGCGAAGGTCGGGCCCTACGAGCTCCAGGATTTCCACCTGTACTACCTGCTGCGTTTCGGGTACCGGCCCAGCCGGATCGCCTACCTGGCGCGGCACGCCTGGGGTGACGTGGCCGCCGGGCGCTGGCCGGACCTGGTCCCGGAGGACGAGCGCACCAGCTACGACCTGCCGACGATCAAGAAGTGGCTGCGGGAGTTCCTGTGGCGGTTCATCCAGACCAGCCAGTTCAAGCGCTCCGCGATGCCCAACGCGCCGAAGGTCGGCTCGGGCGGCTCACTCTCGCCCCGCGGCGACTGGCGCGCGCCCAGCGACGCCAGCGCCCGCGCCTGGCTCGACGAACTGGAGACCAACGTCCCGGGCTGA
- a CDS encoding dsRBD fold-containing protein — protein sequence MRQACQWKMDIGLDEIGGVTRAEIRLGGADGTRFTGIGLVRNGPRGQHLPDIAAELALARALSDLTEELLEAVASDIDTQFTFSGPLAN from the coding sequence ATGCGGCAAGCGTGCCAGTGGAAGATGGACATCGGCCTGGACGAGATCGGGGGTGTCACGCGCGCCGAAATCCGGCTCGGCGGAGCCGACGGCACCCGCTTCACCGGGATCGGCCTGGTCCGGAACGGGCCGCGCGGGCAGCACCTGCCCGACATCGCGGCCGAGCTGGCCCTCGCGCGGGCACTGAGCGACCTCACCGAGGAACTGCTCGAAGCCGTCGCCTCCGACATCGACACCCAGTTCACGTTCTCGGGACCACTGGCCAACTGA
- a CDS encoding CPBP family intramembrane glutamic endopeptidase, translating into MRETSTAPRLPGRAAVVGSVAVLAAATTLANRVLPGWAYPVCGVVTSAVLIGLARAAGLAAAEMGLSARHWRRSARTGGIVCLVVATGFAVALAVPGLRTLFQDGRVGQPAPGDLLWLALVRIPLGTVLVEEIAFRGVLPALLGGGQRWRWRPVLGASALFGLWHLLPSLALRRNAAVDAAAGGIPLPVLSVAAMVAAGAAGVALCALRYAGRGVLAPALVHLVLNSGGLVLAWAVQRSG; encoded by the coding sequence CTCCGTGGCGGTGCTCGCCGCCGCCACCACGCTCGCCAACCGGGTCCTGCCCGGCTGGGCCTACCCGGTGTGCGGGGTGGTGACCTCGGCTGTGCTCATCGGACTCGCCCGCGCCGCCGGGCTCGCGGCCGCCGAGATGGGACTGTCCGCGCGGCACTGGCGCCGGTCCGCGCGCACGGGCGGGATCGTCTGCCTCGTGGTCGCGACCGGGTTCGCGGTCGCGCTGGCCGTGCCCGGGCTGCGGACGCTGTTCCAGGACGGCCGGGTCGGGCAGCCCGCGCCCGGCGACCTGCTGTGGCTGGCGCTGGTCCGCATCCCGCTGGGCACGGTGCTCGTCGAGGAGATCGCCTTCCGCGGTGTCCTGCCCGCGCTCCTCGGCGGCGGCCAACGGTGGCGCTGGCGGCCCGTCCTCGGCGCGTCCGCGTTGTTCGGGCTGTGGCACCTGCTGCCCTCACTCGCGTTGCGCCGCAACGCCGCCGTCGACGCGGCCGCGGGCGGGATCCCGCTCCCGGTGCTGTCCGTGGCGGCGATGGTGGCCGCCGGCGCGGCCGGGGTCGCCTTGTGCGCCCTGCGCTACGCCGGACGGGGAGTCCTGGCCCCGGCGCTGGTGCACCTCGTGCTCAACTCGGGTGGTCTGGTACTGGCGTGGGCCGTCCAGCGCTCCGGTTAG